The proteins below are encoded in one region of Spirochaetae bacterium HGW-Spirochaetae-1:
- a CDS encoding transketolase, giving the protein MGMNNDLRKKIVRMVTSAGEGHIPSSFSIVDIIDTIYGGFLNFDPRNVEWEDRDYFILSKGHGAAALYIVLEKYQVLSESDIASYGKYNSILGGHPDRTKVPGAEASTGSLGHGLPFAIGIALGLKIQKKNNKVIVLIGDGECHEGTIWESALVAQNLKLNNLCCIVDFNGSAAQILPHPNMVKQWQAFGWDTREIDGHNKKEIESVLSEFYTKTSDKPFVIVANTIKGKGVSFMEVHGPWHHKIPNSEEFEEIMMELDK; this is encoded by the coding sequence ATGGGAATGAATAATGATTTAAGAAAGAAAATAGTAAGAATGGTAACTTCAGCCGGGGAAGGACATATCCCTAGCTCCTTTTCTATTGTTGATATCATTGATACTATATATGGAGGTTTTCTTAATTTCGATCCAAGAAATGTTGAATGGGAAGATAGAGATTATTTCATTCTCAGCAAAGGGCACGGAGCTGCTGCCCTTTACATTGTATTAGAAAAATATCAGGTTTTGTCAGAATCTGATATTGCAAGTTATGGGAAATATAACTCGATTCTTGGGGGACACCCAGACCGGACAAAAGTCCCTGGAGCAGAGGCCTCTACAGGATCATTGGGCCACGGCTTACCATTTGCAATTGGCATCGCCTTGGGTTTGAAAATACAGAAAAAGAATAATAAGGTTATTGTCCTTATCGGTGATGGTGAATGCCATGAGGGAACAATATGGGAATCAGCTCTTGTTGCTCAAAATTTAAAATTAAACAATCTTTGCTGTATCGTTGATTTCAACGGCTCTGCTGCTCAAATCCTCCCCCATCCAAACATGGTAAAACAATGGCAAGCTTTTGGTTGGGATACTAGAGAGATCGATGGTCACAATAAAAAGGAAATTGAATCAGTCCTTTCAGAATTTTACACTAAAACTTCTGATAAACCGTTTGTTATCGTCGCGAACACAATCAAGGGGAAAGGGGTAAGTTTTATGGAAGTTCATGGCCCTTGGCATCATAAAATACC